Proteins encoded in a region of the Veillonella parvula genome:
- the nrdD gene encoding anaerobic ribonucleoside-triphosphate reductase has translation MLQVIKRDGTKVPFDKNKIALAIEKAEHSSTGLYEEGLAQRIANEIEEYATKLQKDMTIYAIEDQVYYKLIEYHNPATARAYEGYKAVQAFKRRQNTTDDDVIGLLDRSNISVLDENSNKDAAIVSTQRDLIAGEVSKDIARRKLIPTDILEAHDSGAIHFHDMDYIIQPMFNCCLINLEDMLTNGTVINGKKIDTPKSFQVACTVTTQIIAQVASGQYGGQSINGIDRILAPFVRKSYEKILNNVIEEQVEIYGMEPNMEKAREIAWKRTRKEVKDGIQTIQYQINTLMTTNGQSPFVTLFMYFQPDYEYAKEAALITEEILRQRIKGVKNEADVYITPAFPKLIYVLDEHNVTPDSPYYYLTELAAQCTAKRMYPDYISAKKMKENYSGNVFSPMGCRSFLSPWKDENGEYKFDGRFNIGVVSLNLPQIGILARGSEERYFEILDKRLELAEKALMLRYELLKDVVSDVSPIHWQHGAIARLKKGEKIAKFLTGGYATISLGYIGIYEATRLITGESNTGEKGRVFAMKIMDRLNAAVDEWRVKHNMGFALYGTPAESLTHRFSSLDRARFGIIEDITDKGYYTNSYHVSVREEINVFDKFSFESEFQKKSTGGCISYAEIPNMTNNIPAVLTMIQYIYDHISYAEFNTKSDYCHECGFDGEIKVNEHNEWECPRCHNTNRDKLTVIRRTCGYLGENFWNEGRTKEIKDRVMHI, from the coding sequence ATGTTGCAGGTCATTAAGCGTGATGGCACGAAGGTACCATTCGACAAAAACAAGATTGCTTTGGCTATTGAAAAAGCTGAACATAGTAGTACTGGGTTGTACGAAGAGGGCTTGGCACAGCGTATTGCAAATGAAATTGAGGAATATGCTACTAAGCTTCAAAAAGACATGACAATTTATGCTATTGAAGATCAAGTGTATTATAAGTTGATTGAGTATCATAATCCTGCAACGGCACGTGCCTATGAAGGTTACAAAGCTGTTCAAGCTTTTAAACGCCGTCAAAATACAACTGATGATGATGTAATTGGTTTATTAGATCGTAGTAATATCAGTGTTCTTGATGAAAATTCTAATAAGGATGCTGCTATTGTATCTACCCAACGGGATTTAATTGCTGGTGAAGTATCTAAGGATATTGCTCGTCGTAAATTGATTCCTACCGATATTTTGGAAGCCCATGATAGTGGAGCTATCCACTTCCATGATATGGATTATATTATTCAACCTATGTTTAACTGTTGCTTGATTAATTTGGAAGACATGCTTACAAATGGCACAGTAATCAATGGTAAGAAAATCGATACACCTAAGTCTTTCCAAGTTGCTTGTACTGTAACAACACAAATCATTGCACAAGTAGCATCTGGTCAATATGGTGGTCAAAGTATTAATGGTATTGACCGTATTTTGGCACCATTTGTACGTAAATCTTATGAAAAAATCCTCAATAATGTTATTGAAGAGCAAGTTGAGATTTACGGCATGGAGCCTAATATGGAAAAGGCTCGTGAAATAGCGTGGAAACGTACGCGTAAAGAGGTTAAAGATGGTATCCAAACTATTCAATACCAAATCAATACATTGATGACCACAAATGGTCAATCTCCATTTGTTACATTATTTATGTATTTCCAACCAGACTATGAATACGCGAAGGAAGCGGCTCTTATTACAGAAGAAATTTTGCGCCAACGTATTAAAGGTGTAAAAAACGAAGCCGATGTATATATTACACCAGCCTTTCCTAAGTTGATTTATGTTCTTGATGAGCATAATGTAACACCAGATAGTCCATACTATTACTTAACTGAATTGGCAGCACAATGTACGGCTAAGCGCATGTACCCTGACTATATTTCTGCAAAAAAAATGAAGGAAAACTACTCAGGTAATGTCTTTAGTCCTATGGGCTGTCGATCCTTCTTATCTCCTTGGAAGGATGAAAATGGTGAATACAAGTTTGATGGACGTTTTAACATTGGTGTAGTAAGTTTAAACTTACCTCAAATTGGCATTCTAGCCCGCGGTAGTGAAGAACGATATTTTGAAATTTTAGATAAACGACTTGAGTTGGCAGAAAAAGCACTAATGCTTCGTTATGAATTACTTAAGGACGTAGTGAGTGATGTGTCACCAATCCATTGGCAACACGGTGCTATTGCAAGACTTAAAAAAGGCGAGAAAATTGCCAAATTCTTGACTGGCGGTTATGCGACTATTTCCTTGGGATATATTGGTATTTATGAAGCAACTCGTTTAATTACCGGTGAATCGAATACAGGCGAGAAAGGTCGCGTTTTTGCGATGAAGATTATGGATCGCTTAAATGCAGCTGTTGATGAATGGCGAGTTAAACATAACATGGGCTTTGCATTATATGGTACACCTGCTGAAAGTTTAACCCATCGATTCTCTTCTTTGGATCGCGCTCGTTTTGGTATTATTGAGGACATTACGGATAAGGGTTATTATACTAATAGTTATCATGTAAGCGTACGAGAAGAGATTAATGTATTTGACAAGTTCTCCTTTGAATCTGAGTTCCAAAAGAAATCTACAGGTGGCTGTATTTCCTATGCAGAAATTCCTAATATGACTAATAATATTCCAGCTGTTTTGACTATGATTCAATATATTTATGATCATATTTCTTATGCTGAATTTAATACCAAGTCTGACTATTGTCACGAATGTGGCTTTGATGGAGAAATTAAGGTAAATGAACATAACGAGTGGGAATGCCCTCGTTGCCACAATACAAATCGCGATAAATTAACTGTTATCCGTCGTACTTGTGGATACCTTGGTGAAAACTTCTGGAATGAAGGGCGCACAAAGGAAATTAAAGATCGTGTAATGCACATTTAA
- a CDS encoding tyrosine-protein phosphatase translates to MSRVVDLHGCILPAVLGPQGPQTMAESVKMIKSLSEQGITDIFSTPDVTVSMDLNTWNAMNSLVNEVKVMVKEQQVDITIHSGARVMLCDEMVAYIASHRNQYTLGDSHFILVALPQNSKVHHINAWLLSLLDMGLVPIISEVETYGQLFTKPEQLLAWVDRGILIQCNMASFDHGNANYDRAIELYRNGLIHFFGTGYSDGCDVEAYQGYVEAISELDNTYKKDLLPNIHLNERDLLANRTFYPSVPSSWVGKKGNFLTRLFGFAL, encoded by the coding sequence ATGAGTCGCGTGGTTGATTTACATGGTTGCATTTTGCCAGCTGTGTTAGGTCCACAAGGGCCTCAAACAATGGCAGAATCAGTAAAAATGATTAAGTCCTTGTCTGAACAAGGTATTACAGATATTTTTAGTACGCCTGATGTAACAGTATCTATGGATCTGAACACATGGAATGCTATGAACTCTTTAGTTAATGAAGTAAAAGTTATGGTTAAGGAGCAACAAGTAGATATAACTATTCACAGTGGAGCTCGCGTAATGCTTTGTGATGAAATGGTTGCATATATAGCTTCTCATCGCAATCAATATACGTTGGGAGATAGCCATTTTATATTAGTTGCTCTTCCACAAAATAGCAAAGTGCATCATATTAATGCGTGGTTATTAAGTCTACTAGATATGGGGCTTGTACCTATTATTAGTGAAGTAGAAACTTATGGACAATTATTTACTAAACCTGAACAATTACTAGCATGGGTTGATAGAGGTATTTTGATTCAATGTAATATGGCATCTTTTGATCATGGTAACGCTAACTATGATAGGGCCATTGAATTATATCGAAATGGTTTAATTCATTTCTTTGGTACTGGTTACAGCGATGGCTGTGATGTTGAGGCGTACCAAGGTTATGTGGAAGCAATTTCTGAATTAGACAATACGTATAAAAAAGATTTGTTGCCAAATATCCATCTTAATGAACGCGACCTCTTAGCTAATCGCACATTTTATCCTTCTGTCCCATCTAGTTGGGTGGGGAAAAAGGGTAATTTCTTAACTCGTCTATTTGGCTTTGCATTATAA
- a CDS encoding VanZ family protein produces MKRWILYIVLCLIVFFIWDNSLQNGGTSDGFSLIFAKWIAPIANKLGFYGNIWALNRIIRKLAHLTEFTILGGVLYVVLRRYIEYGTVVKTIGVGIVIASLDEFIQLFSLGRSSQLSDVLIDTVGIIIGISVVKLTYYISHDKR; encoded by the coding sequence ATGAAACGTTGGATACTATATATTGTGTTATGTCTAATTGTGTTTTTTATATGGGATAATTCCTTGCAAAATGGAGGAACCTCTGATGGGTTTAGTCTTATTTTTGCAAAGTGGATTGCCCCTATAGCTAATAAATTAGGCTTTTACGGAAATATATGGGCCTTAAATAGGATTATTCGAAAATTAGCCCACCTTACAGAGTTCACAATCCTTGGTGGTGTTTTATATGTAGTTCTACGCCGCTATATTGAATATGGCACAGTAGTAAAAACAATAGGAGTGGGTATAGTAATAGCTAGTCTAGATGAATTTATACAATTATTTTCTCTAGGACGCAGCTCTCAACTGTCTGATGTACTGATTGATACAGTTGGTATAATCATCGGTATATCGGTAGTGAAATTAACTTATTATATTAGTCATGATAAAAGATAA